TTTTCCTTCCAACACAGCACACCCGGCCCCTCCGTCATTCTTTTTTTGTGACTTATGTGCCTTTTGTGGCCCTTTTCTTCTTCGCATTCGGTACAGGCACCGGTTGCGCAATTGGAGTTGTGGGCATGGCGTTTGGCCATCGGCGCAACCGTTGCCAGTCCCTTGGTCATGGCGGAGGGGACTGCCAACGGCGCGGTCCACAACCAAGACTCGGAGAAAATGCCCGCCTCCGCGCAGGTGGCTGTACCCGGAATTTATTGCCACAAACCGCCTTGCGCCAATGCATTCTCCCCCACTCGCTTGCGCTCCCTCTTAGTCCCCCCTGCTTGCGGGGGGGCAGGGGGGGATTCTCCTTCCGAGGCAATGTGCCCGACCCCACAGGCTCCAATGCGCCCCAAAATGTCAGGTAATGTTGACTACCACCCCCGCTTCTCTATAGGCACACAGGTGGTGGTACCCCCCGGCGTGGCACAGACTTTCCTGACAGTGATTCCAGAGGCAGCATGCATTGAAGACCGCAGACAAGAATGTCTGCGCCACCTTGTGATGAAGATCGCAGACAAGAATGTCTGCGCCACCTTGTGATGAAGACCGCAGACAAGAATGTCTGCGCCACCTTGTTCACAACGCCCGGCCCCGTCCACTGGGAACCGCATGGCGGGATCGGGTATACTAAGAGTGCAAGCGGGCTGAACGGTCGCGGCGGGTTTCGGCCCGTCGAGGAAAGTCCGGGCTCCACAGGGCGGGATGCTTCGTAACGCGAAGGCGGAGTGATCCGACGGAAAGTGGCACAGAAAATACACAGCCGGTGTTCCACCGGCAATGGTGAAAAGGTGCGGTAAGAGCGCACCAGCGTCATGGTGACATGGCGGCTAGCCAAACCCCATCCGGAGCAAGTCCAAATAGGGGACCCATGATGCGGCCCGCATCAGTCCCGGGTTGGACGCTTGAGGTTCGCGGTGACGCGAATCCCAGAGGAATGGCCGTTCAGGGAGGCCTTTGGGCCTTCCGGACAGAACCCGGCTTACAGGCCCGCTTGTCCCCGCGCGCCTTCGGGCGCGCGTTGTATTTGACGCGCTGTTTCCCCCGCCGGGGGAAAAATTGACATATTTTTGCCTGTTTGGTAGACTAACCGGCCATTGTGCCCGGCAGAAAGTGATTCGCCCGTGAACCCATTGCGCATCCCTGTGACCTCCATCGGGGAGGAGGGCCTGACCCTGGACGCCCGGGTTCCCGTGCGCGAGGTTCAGCCCCCCGACACGCGGCCCGTCCCCATGGACGAGGTTCGTGTGGCGGGTTTTTTCCAGGAGATGGGCGGCGAGTTCCTCTTTCGCGGGCGGCTGCGCGGCGTGTACGCGCAGCCCTGCGACCGGTGCCTCGCGGAGGCGCGCGTCCCCCTGGACGCGGAGGTGGCGTGGGTGTACGCGGAGCGGCCGGACGGCGTGATGGCGGAGATATCGGACGAAGACGACGGGCTTCCCGAAGGGGAAGACGGCGGCGCGCCCGCCCCCCCGGTCGGGGTCATTCTTTTGGCCCCGAAAATCTGGGAGGAGCTGGTGCTCGCCGCCCCGTTGAAAATGGTGTGCGGGGAATCGTGCCGGGGCCTGTGCCCCCGATGCGGCGCCAACCTCAACGAGGGTGACTGCGCCTGTTCCCGGACCGCGGAAAAAGAGACGGCGGAGACGCCGGAAAGCCCGCTGGCCGCGCTGGCCCGGCTCTTTCCGGAGCTCGCCAACAAGAAATCGGAGGAGTGAACGATGCCGGTACCCAAGAGACGAACGGGACAGGCCAAGAAGCGGATGCGCCGCTCGCACCACGCGCTGACGCCCGTCAATGTGATTGAAAGCCCGGACTCCGGCGAGGCGGTGCTGCCGCACCGGGTCTGCCTGAAGACCGGGTTCTACAAGGGCCGCGTGGTCATCAAGCCGAAGAGCGCCTGAGCGTCCGGAGCCGAACATGCGAATCGCCCTTGACGCGATGGGCACCGACAATTCGCCGGATGTCGAGATACGGGGCGCGGTCCAGGCCAGCCTCAACAGCGACATCCATGTCGTGCTGGTGGGCGACGAGGCCGTGCTGACGCCGAAACTGGCCGCGTTCCCAAAGCGCGGCCAGATTTCCATCCGGCACGCGCCCCAGAGCATCGGCATGCACGAGCCGCCGGTGATGGCGGTGCGGAACAAGAAGAACGCCTCGATGCTGGTGGCCATGCGCCTGGTGAAGGACGGCGAGTGCGCCGCCGTGGCCAGCGCGGGCAACACCGGCGCGGTGATGGTGGCGGCGCGCACGGTGCTGGGCCCCATCCGGGGCGTGGCCCGCTCGGCCATCAGCCAGACCCTCCCCACCTCCACGGGCAAGGTGGTCCTCCTCGACCTGGGCGCCAACGTGGACTGCACCACGCGCCAGCTCTGCGAGTTCGCCGAGATGGGCATCGCCTATTCGCAGTACGCCCTGGGGGTGAACAACCCCCGCGTGGGGCTGCTGAACATCGGCGAGGAGGGGCAGAAGGGCGGCGCGGTCATGCGCGAGGTGCACCGCAACCTCAGCAACGCGAAGCACATGAACTTCGTGGGGAACATCGAGCCGCGCGCCCTGTACGAGGGCCGCGCGGACGTGGTGGTCTGCGACGGGTTCATCGGCAACCTCTTCCTGAAGACCAGCGAGGCCGCCGCCTTCTTCATGGGCAAAATGCTCCGCGAGCAGTTCCTCAGCTCGTCCATGAGCAAGCTGGGCGCGGTCCTCGCCGGAAAGGCGCTGCGCGAGCTGAAGGCCCGCGTGGACCCCAATGAATACCCCGGCGCGCCCCTGCTGGGCATCAACGGCACGGTCATCATCCTCCATGGCGCCTCCTCGCCGCGCGGGGTTGAGAACGCCATTCTCGGGGCGAAACTGGCCATCGAGAACCGCCTCAACGACCACATCCGCGAGAATGTCGCCAAACTGCGCCAGCACGAGATCAACCTGCTGATGCAGGAGGGGAGGGAGGCGGAGGAGGAATGACCGCGTTTCTCTTCCCCGGACAGGGAAGCCAGAAACCCGGCATGTGCCGCGAACTGCACGATGTCTCCCCCGCCGCCCGGAATGCCTTTGCGGAAATGGCCCGCCTCCACGGCGGCGGTGACGGGTTCCTCTCCCTCCTCTTCCACGGTGAGGAGGCCGCGCTCAACGACACCCGGAACGCGCAGCCCGGGCTGCTCGCGGCGGGCTGGGCCGTCTTCCGGCACCTCGGCTCCCTGGCGCTGCGCCCCTCCCTCTGCGCCGGGCACAGCCTGGGCGAAATCACCGCGCTCGCCGCCGCCGGCGCGCTGGACCCCGCCGACGCCATGCGGCTGGTGCGCGAGCGCGCCCGGCTGATGTGCGGGGATGTGCCGGAGGGGGGCATGGCCGCCGTGCTGGGTCTGGACGCGGAAAGAATCGCCGAAGCGCTGCCCGCCGGGGTCCAGGTGGCCAATTACAACGGACCGGCCCAGACCATCATCTCCGGCACCCGCGCCGGGCTGGACGCCGCGGCGGAGACACTGAAAAACGCGGGCGCGAAGCGCGTCCTGCCCCTGAAAGTCTCCGGCCCCTTCCACTCGGAGTGGATGCGGCCCGCCGCCGAAAAACTGGCGCGCTTTCTGGAGGGCGTCCCCCTGGAAACGCCCCGTTGCCGCTTTGTCTCCTCCGTCTCCGGCCGGGAGGAGTCCGCGCCGGACACCCTGCGCCGACTGCTGGCGGAGCAGTTGTGCGGGCCGGTGCGCTGGACCGAAGTGATGCGCGTGACGGGCGCCGTGAACGCCGTCGAGGCCGGGCCGGGCACGGTGCTCGCCGGACTCGCCAAACGCATGGAGGGCGGGCCAACGGTTTGGCCCGCCGAAACCCCGGAACAGTGCGCGGCCGCCGCGCGGGAACTGTCAAAACCTTAAGCCGACATCAAGGAGCACGCCATGAACCGTTTCGAGGACAAGAAGGTGCTGGTCACAGGCGGCACGCGCGGCATTGGACGCGCCTGCGTGGAGGCCTTCCTGGCCGAGGGCGCCCGTGTGGTGTTTTGCGGACGCGACCTGGAGCGGGTGCGGCAGACCGCCGGGGAACTCGGGGAGCGCGCACTGGGGCTGGCCTGCGACGTGGGCGACGCGGCGGCGGTGGAGGAAATGGCCGGCGAGGCGGAGGAATGGCTCGGGGGGCTGGACGTGCTGGTCTGCAATTCGGGCATCGCGCGCTTCGATTTCCTGGTGCGCATGAAGGACGCCGACTGGGACGCGGTGCAGCAGGTCAACCTCAACGGCGTTTTCTACTGCTGCCGCGCGGTCTCGAAGGGGATGATTAAGCGGCGGGGCGGCCGCATTGTCACGGTCAGCTCCATCATGGGCCTGCACGGCGGCAGCGGCATGACCAACTACAGCGCGGCCAAGGGCGGCATCATCGGGTTCACCAAGGCCATGGCCCAGGAACTGGCCCGCCGCAACATCACGGCGAACGTGGTGGCGCCGGGCTACACCGAGACGGACATGACCTCGACCATGACCCCGGAAACGGTCAAGACGCTGATGGAGCGGATTCCCCTGGGCCGCTCGGCGCAGCCCGCCGAAATCGCGAAGGCGGTGCTGTTCCTGGCGTCGGACGACGCGTCGTACATCACCGGCGAGGTGCTCTGCGTGGACGGCGGACTGACGATGTAGCCCCGGCTATTTCTCCCCGAGGGCGGCGCGGACGCGGTCTGCGGCGGTTTGCAGCACCTTGAGCCGGGCGTGCCGCTTGTCGTTGCCCTCGACAATGGTCCAGGGCGCCTGCACCGTCGAGGTCTGCTCGAGCATGGCGGACACGGCGGCGTGGTATGCGTCCCATTTCTCGCGGTTGCGCCAGTCCTCCTCCGTGATCTTCCAGCTTTTCTCCGGGGTCTCCCGCCGGGCCTCGAAACGGCGCAACTGCTCGTCCTTGCCGATGTGCAGCCAGAACTTGAGGACCACCACACCGTACTCCGTCAATTCCGCCTCGAACTCGTTGATCTCGCGGTAGGCCCGCTGCCAGGCCTCCGGCGTCGCGAAGCCCTCGACCCGCTCCACGAGCACGCGCCCGTACCAGGTGCGGTCGAACAACGTGAAATGCCCCGCCTTGGGCAGCGCGCGCCAGAACCGCCACAGATGGTGGTGGAGCTTTTCCGCGCCGTCCGGCGCGGCCACGGGAATCACCTCGTAGCCGCGCGGGTCCAGTTCCCGGGTGAGCCGCTTGATGGCGCCGCCCTTGCCC
This genomic stretch from Candidatus Hydrogenedentota bacterium harbors:
- the plsX gene encoding phosphate acyltransferase PlsX, which gives rise to MRIALDAMGTDNSPDVEIRGAVQASLNSDIHVVLVGDEAVLTPKLAAFPKRGQISIRHAPQSIGMHEPPVMAVRNKKNASMLVAMRLVKDGECAAVASAGNTGAVMVAARTVLGPIRGVARSAISQTLPTSTGKVVLLDLGANVDCTTRQLCEFAEMGIAYSQYALGVNNPRVGLLNIGEEGQKGGAVMREVHRNLSNAKHMNFVGNIEPRALYEGRADVVVCDGFIGNLFLKTSEAAAFFMGKMLREQFLSSSMSKLGAVLAGKALRELKARVDPNEYPGAPLLGINGTVIILHGASSPRGVENAILGAKLAIENRLNDHIRENVAKLRQHEINLLMQEGREAEEE
- the rpmF gene encoding 50S ribosomal protein L32, which produces MPVPKRRTGQAKKRMRRSHHALTPVNVIESPDSGEAVLPHRVCLKTGFYKGRVVIKPKSA
- a CDS encoding ACP S-malonyltransferase; the encoded protein is MTAFLFPGQGSQKPGMCRELHDVSPAARNAFAEMARLHGGGDGFLSLLFHGEEAALNDTRNAQPGLLAAGWAVFRHLGSLALRPSLCAGHSLGEITALAAAGALDPADAMRLVRERARLMCGDVPEGGMAAVLGLDAERIAEALPAGVQVANYNGPAQTIISGTRAGLDAAAETLKNAGAKRVLPLKVSGPFHSEWMRPAAEKLARFLEGVPLETPRCRFVSSVSGREESAPDTLRRLLAEQLCGPVRWTEVMRVTGAVNAVEAGPGTVLAGLAKRMEGGPTVWPAETPEQCAAAARELSKP
- a CDS encoding DUF177 domain-containing protein, translating into MNPLRIPVTSIGEEGLTLDARVPVREVQPPDTRPVPMDEVRVAGFFQEMGGEFLFRGRLRGVYAQPCDRCLAEARVPLDAEVAWVYAERPDGVMAEISDEDDGLPEGEDGGAPAPPVGVILLAPKIWEELVLAAPLKMVCGESCRGLCPRCGANLNEGDCACSRTAEKETAETPESPLAALARLFPELANKKSEE
- a CDS encoding beta-ketoacyl-ACP reductase; the protein is MNRFEDKKVLVTGGTRGIGRACVEAFLAEGARVVFCGRDLERVRQTAGELGERALGLACDVGDAAAVEEMAGEAEEWLGGLDVLVCNSGIARFDFLVRMKDADWDAVQQVNLNGVFYCCRAVSKGMIKRRGGRIVTVSSIMGLHGGSGMTNYSAAKGGIIGFTKAMAQELARRNITANVVAPGYTETDMTSTMTPETVKTLMERIPLGRSAQPAEIAKAVLFLASDDASYITGEVLCVDGGLTM